The proteins below are encoded in one region of Methanoculleus taiwanensis:
- the fen gene encoding flap endonuclease-1, which yields MGVALRDLAADCRETVDLDALSGIAAIDAHNALYQFLSIIRQPDGTPLMSADGQITSHLTGLLFRTANLVEKGLRPVYVFDGTPPTFKQETIDQRREVRTRAGNAWKEALRVGDIAEAYKQASASARVDASIIGTAQELLTLLGIPWVQAPSEGEAQAAYMARKGSVRFAVSQDYDSLLFGSPVLVRNLTVSGRRKMRGRTITVSPERIVLDAFLDCLGITREGLVEIGILVGTDYHPGIKGVGGKTALKLVRGGEFESVIAERLPEFDPAPIKEFFLNPPVSDDYHLAWSPPDTAGVIEMLSGRFDFSPERVEGALEKFSVKARQKTLDQWF from the coding sequence ATGGGTGTTGCACTCCGCGATCTTGCTGCCGACTGCAGGGAAACGGTCGACCTGGACGCGCTTTCCGGTATCGCCGCTATCGATGCGCATAACGCGCTGTACCAGTTCCTCTCGATCATCCGCCAGCCAGACGGCACGCCGCTGATGAGCGCCGACGGGCAGATAACCTCGCACCTGACGGGACTCCTCTTTCGGACCGCAAACCTTGTCGAGAAGGGGCTGCGGCCGGTCTACGTCTTCGACGGCACACCCCCGACGTTCAAGCAGGAGACGATCGATCAGCGCCGGGAAGTCAGAACCCGCGCAGGAAATGCCTGGAAAGAGGCGCTCCGGGTCGGCGATATAGCCGAAGCGTACAAGCAGGCAAGTGCTTCCGCTCGCGTCGACGCCTCAATCATCGGGACCGCGCAGGAGCTCTTAACACTCCTCGGCATCCCCTGGGTGCAGGCGCCGAGCGAGGGTGAAGCGCAGGCAGCCTATATGGCACGAAAGGGGAGTGTCCGGTTCGCCGTCTCGCAGGACTACGACTCGCTCCTCTTCGGCTCGCCGGTGCTCGTCCGGAACCTCACCGTAAGCGGGCGGCGAAAGATGCGGGGGCGGACGATAACAGTCAGTCCGGAGCGAATTGTCCTTGACGCCTTCCTCGACTGCCTCGGCATCACCCGGGAAGGCCTCGTCGAGATCGGCATCCTGGTCGGCACCGACTACCACCCCGGGATAAAGGGTGTCGGCGGAAAGACCGCACTCAAACTGGTCAGGGGCGGCGAATTTGAGTCCGTCATCGCCGAAAGGTTGCCGGAGTTCGATCCTGCACCCATCAAAGAGTTTTTCTTAAACCCTCCGGTATCCGACGACTACCACCTCGCCTGGTCGCCGCCGGATACCGCCGGCGTCATCGAGATGCTCTCCGGGCGGTTCGACTTTTCCCCGGAGCGCGTTGAGGGAGCTCTTGAGAAGTTCTCGGTGAAGGCACGCCAGAAGACGCTGGATCAGTGGTTCTAG
- a CDS encoding DUF2180 family protein, producing the protein MRCYVCATEGAVSDAAAVCVVCGVGLCMEHTVRDNVELWEGGYPFPAREMKRQVPRALCPECYEAFGGQK; encoded by the coding sequence ATGCGGTGTTATGTATGTGCCACGGAAGGGGCGGTGAGCGATGCAGCTGCCGTCTGCGTCGTCTGCGGAGTGGGTCTGTGTATGGAGCATACCGTCCGGGATAACGTCGAACTCTGGGAGGGGGGCTACCCGTTCCCGGCCAGAGAGATGAAACGGCAGGTGCCGCGGGCTCTCTGCCCGGAATGTTATGAGGCATTCGGCGGACAGAAGTGA
- a CDS encoding DUF2769 domain-containing protein, whose protein sequence is MPKFEELGRDLAERDRNERMRMIASLNLQCRCPGCPTHTECAKRNQEKLFCFNGKSFICIEAERECLCPDCPVHDEMGLRYAFFCTRGSEKAQRYEHDVWGIQH, encoded by the coding sequence TGGGGCGGGATTTAGCCGAGCGGGACAGGAACGAGCGGATGCGCATGATTGCGTCGCTCAACCTCCAGTGCCGGTGCCCCGGGTGCCCGACACATACTGAATGCGCAAAGCGGAACCAGGAGAAGCTCTTCTGCTTCAACGGGAAGAGTTTCATCTGCATCGAGGCGGAGAGAGAATGCCTCTGTCCCGACTGCCCGGTTCACGACGAGATGGGACTCCGTTACGCCTTCTTCTGTACGCGGGGCTCGGAGAAGGCGCAGCGCTATGAGCACGACGTATGGGGGATCCAGCATTAG